In the Deltaproteobacteria bacterium genome, ATCCCGTACCCGGTGGTGAAGATCACGTCGAACCCCGCGCGCTCGGCGATGCGCGCGCTCAGCGCGTCGTAGACACCGGGCATGACCAGGGTTCCCTGCCGGTCGAGAGCTTCCTTGACTCTGCTCATTTGGGCCTCCAAGGAATTATTTGACGGGTGACGTCGCCGCGAAGCCGGCCGGAAGCAGTAACGCCGGGGTCGCGGCCTATTCCGCGGGAATCTCCACGATCACGTCGCCGAGCACCTTGGCGACGCAGCCCAGTCGGTCGGCTTCGTCCGATTCGAGCATGGACAGCGTGAGCTCTTCGTTGTCGTCCATGGGGCTCAGGTTGTTCTGCCCTGCCAGGATCCTGACCTTGTCGGTGCCGCAGATGGCCTCGGTGCAGTCGTGGCGCAGCTTGACCCCGTTGCGTATCGCGGCCACCAGGATGGTGGTGCCGTCCTCGACCTC is a window encoding:
- a CDS encoding 2Fe-2S iron-sulfur cluster-binding protein gives rise to the protein MPKVTFMPLGQSFEVEDGTTILVAAIRNGVKLRHDCTEAICGTDKVRILAGQNNLSPMDDNEELTLSMLESDEADRLGCVAKVLGDVIVEIPAE